One stretch of Prionailurus viverrinus isolate Anna chromosome C1, UM_Priviv_1.0, whole genome shotgun sequence DNA includes these proteins:
- the BARHL2 gene encoding barH-like 2 homeobox protein, producing the protein MTTMEGASGSSFGIDTILSSASSGSPGMMNGDFRPLGEARTADFRSQATPSPCSEIDTVGTAPSSPISVTMEPPEPHLVAEGPQHHHHLHHSQQPPPPAAAPTQSLQPSPQQQPPPPPPQQQQPPAQQLGPAASAPRTSTSSFLIKDILGDSKPLAACAPYSTSVSSPHHTPKQESNAAHESFRPKLEQEDSKTKLDKREDSQSDIKCHGTKEEGDREITSSRESPPVRAKKPRKARTAFSDHQLNQLERSFERQKYLSVQDRMDLAAALNLTDTQVKTWYQNRRTKWKRQTAVGLELLAEAGNYSALQRMFPSPYFYHPSLLGSMDSTTAAAAAAAMYSSMYRTPPAPHPQLQRPLVPRVLIHGLGPGGQPALNPLSNPIPGTPHPR; encoded by the exons ATGACAACAATGGAAGGGGCCAGCGGGTCGAGTTTTGGAATAGACACGATTTTGTCCAGTGCCAGTTCGGGCAGCCCCGGCATGATGAATGGAGATTTCCGCCCGCTCGGCGAGGCCAGGACCGCGGATTTTAGGAGTCAGGCCACTCCGTCCCCCTGTTCGGAGATTGATACCGTAGGAACGGCGCCTTCTTCTCCCATCTCCGTCACCATGGAGCCCCCGGAGCCGCATCTGGTAGCAGAAGGGCCCCAGcatcaccaccacctccaccacagccagcagccgccgccgccagcCGCGGCCCCCACGCAAAGTTTGCAGCCTTCACCCCAacagcagccgccgccgccgccgccgcagcagcagcagccaccgGCCCAGCAGCTGGGCCCGGCCGCCTCGGCCCCCAGGACTtccacctcttcttttttaatcaagGACATCTTGGGCGACAGCAAACCTCTGGCGGCGTGTGCGCCCTACAGCACCAGcgtctcctctccccaccacaccccGAAGCAGGAGAGCAATGCGGCGCACGAGAGCTTCAGGCCAAAGCTGGAGCAGGAGGACAGCAAAACCAAACTCGACAAGCGGGAAGATTCCCAGAGCGACATCAAATGCCACG GAACAAAGGAGGAAGGAGACCGGGAGATTACAAGTAGCCGGGAGAGTCCCCCTGTGAGAGCCAAAAAGCCTCGAAAAGCCAGGACAGCTTTCTCTGACCATCAACTCAATCAACTGGAGCGTAGCTTTGAGCGGCAGAAGTACCTGAGTGTGCAGGACCGCATGGACCTGGCAGCTGCACTCAACCTCACAGACACCCAAGTCAAGACCTGGTACCAGAACCGCAG GACCAAGTGGAAGCGGCAGACCGCGGTGGGCCTGGAGCTGCTGGCCGAGGCGGGAAACTACTCGGCCCTGCAGAGGATGTTTCCGTCGCCTTATTTCTACCACCCAAGCCTGCTGGGCAGCATGGACAGCACCacggccgccgcggccgccgcagCCATGTACAGCAGCATGTACCGGACTCCTCCcgcgccccacccccagctgcagCGGCCCCTGGTGCCCCGCGTGCTCATCCacggcctggggcctgggggacaGCCGGCCCTCAATCCCTTGTCCAACCCCATCCCAGGCACCCCGCACCCCCGGTGA